The window CAACGAAGAGATCGGGCGCATGGGCCGCCGGGCGGTGGGGCAGGCGTTCCGGCTCAACGCGGTCCAGTTCGACCTGGCCGAGGGCGATTGCGTGAGTTTCGTCAACCGCACGTTGGCCTTGGCTCTGGCCAAGGACTGGGACTCGTACTACCTGCTGATCGAGCGGATTCGCCATAAAGATGGGGTGGTCGAGTACAAGAACCGCAACTTTTTCACCTTGGGCGACTGGCTGCCGAACAACGCCTGGCTGCTGGACGACGTCACCGCCCAACTGGGTCCGGCAGAAAACCGTCCGGCCCAGAGTTTCACTCATGTAGTCCGGCCGAAAGTCTTCGATGAGCGCCCGGCCGCACCGGGCAGCGCGTTCACCCGCATCACCTTCAAGGGTTCAGACTACAAGTCGCCTGATAAGGAAACCCGCACGGACAGCTATGTGCCCACCGAGCGCATCCCCGAGGTCCTGCGGGACCTGCGTACCGGCGATGTGGTCTTGATCCTGCGCCCGGCCAATGGGGGCCATCTGGGCTGCGACCACATGGGGCTGATCGCCGTCGCAGCCGATGGGCAGGTCAACATCCTGCACAGCGCTCCGCGCCAGGTGCGTGAAGAGCCGCTCACCGGTTTCCTGGAGCGGTGCAACTGGATCAGCGGGCTCAAGTTTCTGAGGCTCAAGGACAACGCCCGCGAACTGGCCGCCCAGCAGGTCACGGCCATGACCGGCCAGGTCACCGTGCCCCCGCCGGCAGAACAGGATGCCAAGAACGACACCCTGCGGGCGAACAGGGCCACCAGTGACTAGGCCAGCGTTGAGTTGTGTTTGCCTAATACAGAGGAGATAACGAAAGAAGAAAAACGGTCTTTAGGCTGGGCGCGCCCCAATCTCTTCCGTCGTGATTGGTGTGCATTCTGGGTGGCTGTTTGGGTTGCGGCTGTAGGGTTCATGAATCGGTAAACCTCGTCTGGCAAGGAGAACTTCATGGAAAAGGTCAACTCTGTGCAAGAATTTGTCTCGTGGCTGATTACCTTCACCAGTCTGTTTGCCGTCGCTGGCTGGAACGTGTCGCCGACCCTTGCGGGTTGTGACTACGGTGAAGATCCCTGTGTTCCTCCGGAGTGTCCGTGCCCAGAGCCACCCTGTCCGGCTGTGTCAGAAGGGACTGGCATTCAAGCCCAAGCTTCCCCAGCAAGCGAGATCGAGCGGGAGGCTATGTGCGAGAATCCGGAAGGCAGTAGCTCATGGACGCCTGAGGACTGGGCCACCTATCTCGGCCTGTTTGTCAATGCCTGTGACCTCGACACGCAAACCACATATGAATACGTAAGAGAGGGCGAGTGCTACGTTCTGGTCGAGAACGCCTCAGAAATCGAGGGTGGCGGGATCGTCGTATCTTGGAGTGGCGGACCCGTAGATCTGACGCAAGTAGGCGCGTATACTCTGGTTGCAACCTTATCAAATTATCCTGTTGAGTATGAGCCGTGCCCGGACCCACCCGAAGTTCCAAAGTGGGTATACGAGTCCACCACCGTCGATTTCGAAATCACAGTAGCTGGCACGCAAGCACCGGAGTGCTGTGTGTTGACCAAGTGGATGTCGGACAACTAAGGGCGAAAACAGGGTGTCCTGTTTTGTGCCCTATGTTTCTTCGTTCCGCGGTATTCTGAGTGGTGTGGTTGTTTGCTGCTGGAGTGAATCGTCATGATGAGGCATGTACTGAGCATTGACTTTCTTGCGTGTTGTCTGTGTGGTCTAACTGCCGCTGGGAGCCCAGCTCGCGGTCAGGCGGTGATAGTACCAGATGCCGAATGTACGTGTCCGGAAGGCGCTGTTGTCGCCCCCCAGGACTGTGACGTCATCTGGATGTGCTACAGGACGAACGGTAGTACCTACTGTACGAACCCTGGTACACCCAGGGCCTTAGTGAGCCAGACGCTGAACTGTGACACCTGCTGTCCGGAGTGCCACAACAATCCACCTCCAACCATGACGCACGTCTGTACCACGACCGTGAGTCTGTCGAGATCCCGGTCTTTTGATTTTGCTATCAGCCCCCAGGTTTCAGGAGACGTGG of the Phycisphaerae bacterium genome contains:
- a CDS encoding DUF1460 domain-containing protein, whose product is MKRLIVLSVTGLVIAVTTILLIRLGPGAAPAKAQEPLVTMTPVERQAFADLDARPIQNMRNTDLGQYLPLRQKAIATDGLRFAANEEIGRMGRRAVGQAFRLNAVQFDLAEGDCVSFVNRTLALALAKDWDSYYLLIERIRHKDGVVEYKNRNFFTLGDWLPNNAWLLDDVTAQLGPAENRPAQSFTHVVRPKVFDERPAAPGSAFTRITFKGSDYKSPDKETRTDSYVPTERIPEVLRDLRTGDVVLILRPANGGHLGCDHMGLIAVAADGQVNILHSAPRQVREEPLTGFLERCNWISGLKFLRLKDNARELAAQQVTAMTGQVTVPPPAEQDAKNDTLRANRATSD